A window of Candidatus Woesearchaeota archaeon contains these coding sequences:
- a CDS encoding translation initiation factor IF-2 subunit beta: MDYKEMLKKAKKELPEDVKNTERFEIPKVKGHIQGNKTIITNFTQIIDALRRDAQHLLKYLLKELATPGEITKTSLIIGAKVSASKINEKIERYAKEYVLCKECNKPDTTILKEGDFAFIKCMACGAKHPVKSKI; encoded by the coding sequence ATGGATTACAAAGAAATGCTAAAAAAGGCAAAAAAAGAACTGCCTGAAGATGTAAAAAATACTGAAAGATTTGAAATCCCAAAAGTAAAGGGGCATATTCAGGGAAATAAAACAATTATTACTAATTTTACGCAAATAATTGATGCTTTACGCAGAGATGCCCAGCACTTGCTAAAATATTTATTAAAAGAACTGGCAACGCCAGGCGAAATAACCAAAACCTCTTTAATAATCGGTGCAAAAGTGTCAGCTTCAAAAATTAATGAAAAAATCGAAAGATACGCAAAAGAATATGTTTTATGTAAAGAATGTAATAAACCAGATACCACCATTCTAAAAGAAGGCGATTTCGCTTTTATTAAATGTATGGCATGTGGCGCAAAACATCCAGTTAAAAGTAAAATATAA
- a CDS encoding matrixin family metalloprotease, producing MKIKLYWLTSILIITTLVFSVTVAASMLIPANDRAKENARVLENSPVITETESGEWDLERVDFIHYVKSSNPSNQPKTETCYKLLGVKWSTLPVNYIINPVNPQGLTEDFVTSTISTSAEIWDAATMSELFNNVYTVDYNVQYGVQNFVNTIAFGDYPDNNVIAVTSIWYTRRGKQIVEFDQLYNTRYTWGDAVINPSVMDLQNIVTHELGHGVGLGDIYSTACSTVTMYGYSNYGETSKRSLGQPDITGLQKMYGA from the coding sequence ATGAAAATAAAATTATACTGGTTAACATCTATTTTAATAATAACAACTTTGGTATTTTCAGTTACTGTAGCCGCTTCTATGCTTATTCCAGCAAATGACCGGGCAAAAGAAAATGCAAGAGTTCTAGAAAATTCTCCAGTGATAACTGAAACAGAATCAGGAGAATGGGATTTAGAAAGAGTAGATTTTATACATTATGTAAAATCAAGTAATCCAAGTAACCAACCAAAAACAGAAACCTGTTATAAACTTTTAGGGGTAAAATGGTCTACTTTACCTGTAAATTATATAATTAATCCAGTTAATCCTCAGGGATTAACAGAAGATTTTGTAACTTCGACAATATCAACATCAGCAGAAATCTGGGATGCTGCAACAATGAGCGAATTATTTAATAATGTTTATACAGTTGATTATAATGTACAATATGGTGTGCAAAACTTTGTGAATACGATTGCTTTTGGCGACTACCCGGATAATAATGTTATAGCAGTAACATCAATATGGTACACAAGAAGAGGCAAACAAATAGTAGAATTTGACCAGCTTTATAACACAAGATATACATGGGGAGACGCCGTAATAAATCCGTCAGTAATGGACTTACAAAATATAGTAACACACGAACTTGGACATGGAGTTGGTTTGGGTGATATATACAGCACAGCATGTTCAACAGTAACAATGTATGGCTACTCTAACTATGGTGAAACTTCTAAAAGAAGTCTTGGACAACCAGACATAACCGGTTTACAAAAAATGTATGGAGCTTGA
- a CDS encoding DUF424 domain-containing protein — translation MIIKLHTTHDGKSILAICDSDLLGKVYEEGELQLDLTSNFYNGKEMNEPEILKEISKFSSLNIVGQKSINFAIKQELIEKTNIKKIANVPYAICVFVESLE, via the coding sequence ATGATTATTAAACTCCATACTACACATGACGGAAAATCTATCTTAGCAATATGTGACTCAGATTTACTTGGCAAAGTTTATGAAGAAGGAGAATTACAACTTGATCTTACTTCAAATTTCTATAACGGCAAAGAAATGAATGAACCAGAGATACTAAAAGAAATAAGTAAATTTAGTTCCTTAAATATTGTCGGACAAAAATCAATTAACTTTGCAATTAAACAAGAATTAATAGAAAAAACAAATATTAAAAAAATCGCAAATGTCCCTTATGCAATTTGTGTATTCGTTGAATCTTTAGAATAA